The Megasphaera elsdenii DSM 20460 genome includes the window GGCCATGGGCGGCCCATTCATCGACGTGTTCCGCCATCGGCGACGACGGCGTTATCGGGAAGATGGAAGCCAGTTCGGTAAAGGCGTAGGCAATATAAGCCGCAGCTTCGTTGCCGTCCATTGTCTTGAAAATTTTCTTTGCCATAGTACTTGTTCCCCTTTCTGTAAAACCTGATAAATGAAAGAATCCGTGTACACTTAGGAGTCATCTGATAGATTGCGCAGATAAAATCATCATTTTCCACTATGTGACTAAGGTATTTTCTAGATGACTATTTGTTATCTTCATTGTACTATTTCGAAAAAATTTATGCAAGGCCTTTCTAGTAAAACGTTCATCTTATGCCGATTTTGTCTAAAAGCGTGAATATTCATGAAAAAGAGTCATAAAAAAAGGCGCTGTCTGCAAGAGACAACGCCTTTTTAAGTTTGAAGTTAAAAGTTTGATGTTTGATGTAATCCGTTTTTAAATTTAAAAATCGTCGCTTCAAACATCGAGCCCTTACGCCCAGATGGATTTCATGAGCTCTTTGTACGATTCGCCGAGGTGGCGGATGATGACGTCGAACATGGCGTAAATCAAATCACCATCGACTTCATCGTCTTTAAGGAGGACGCACGTGTCGAGGATGAGGTTGCCTTCATCGTCGATGTAGTATTTAAAGGATTTGTACTGCTTATTGTACGTGTTGAGCAGCTTGAGGACAGCCGCTTCATTGTCATCGTGCAGGACCTTCGGTGCTACCAGGACGCGGATCATGCCGTAAATGCTGGTATCGAGGATGACGATGAGGGGCAGGCGGTTGCCGTTGATGTCAGCAGCCGACCGGAAGACGACCGTCTGGAACTGGTCATCTTTGATTTCATCGACCGTAAAGGCTTTGATTTCTTTTTCGTCGAGATATTTTTTAAAGTTTTCAGCTTTCTTGTTCATTGGAAAACACTCCTTTTTTTACAAATAACGCTTCGATTTTATTATACCCCATTTTTATAACGTTTGTCATAAGAAAAAGGCTCGCCGCTATGCAGCAAGCCTTTTTCTTATTAGGAGAGGAGTAGTTTTTCGAGGATCGGGTCTAATTCTTCCGGTGTCGTGCTGGGTTCAAAGCGCTGGACCTGACTGCCGTCCCGGTTGATGAGGAATTTAGTGAAATTCCATTTGATGCCGTTGCCCTGGGCATTGTCCGGATAGTGTTCGGAAACGACCTTCTGGATGAGCTGGCCGCTTTCTTTATCCGTTTCGTAGCCTTTGAAGGGTGCGGCTTCTGTAAGGTATTGGTACAAAGGTGCTGCCTGGTCACCGCGGACGTCGATCTTGGCGAAGAGCGGGAAGGTGACGCCGTGGTTGAGGCGGCAGAACTGTTCGATGTGCTGGTTGTCTTCCGGATCCTGTTCCAGGAACTGGTTGCACGGGAAGCCGAGGATGACCAGGCCTTTATCCTTATATTTCTGATATAAGGCTTCCAGGCCGTCGTATTGCGGCGTGAAGCCACATTTGCTGGCTGTATTGACGATGAGCAGGACCTTATCTTTATACTGGCTCAGGGATACATCGTGTCCCTGGATATCTTTGACCGTGAAATCGTATACGTTCATGACGGGCCTCCTTCGGACTTATAATTCGTGGATGACGCAGCCGCCAAATTCTGGCGAGCAAGTAGCGCCATCGAGGGACGGAGCTTCTTTGACGGCGAATGATTCTTTCCACAGGCCGTGGAGATTGCAATATGCATAGACTTCACCGGCATCGCCCGTTTCAAATTCAGCCTTCGGTTCTTCACCGGGTTTCAGGTAGCGGATGTCGACGCCGTTGTCATCGACGAGGGCAATCCATTCGATGTAATGCTTTTCTTCCATCGGGTGTGTCACCGAACCGACATGGACTTCCAAGTGGCCATCGATTTTCTGGATAGCCGGTACGTGTTTTTCTTTAGCTGCGTCGACAGTGTCGGCGACGAGATGAGTCAATTCCTGGCCGGCATAGATGAGTTTTTCCGGTACTTGCGTGCCTACAGATACTAAAACGCTGCCATCTTTATCGTTACGGTAAAATTCTACGTGTTTCATATGGGTTCCTCCTTTGGGGCCTGGCCCCTAACTAAGGTACAATCTATATATGAGAAGTTATTTCTTAATTAATAATTGTTTTTCTTTATGTGCTCATTATAGACTAAATCGGTACACTTGTCAATAACGGAGAACGATTATTTTTTATTATTTTTTCTTAATATCCAAATCGAGGCTGTGCGGGTCTTTTTTCAGGGCTTTCATCCGTTCCCTCGTCGTCCGGCTGGCACCGCCCCACTTGAGGACCAGGCCGCCGTTGACGCTCCATGTCGGCGTCATATTGGAGCCGGACCGCCGCGTCA containing:
- a CDS encoding YbjN domain-containing protein, giving the protein MNKKAENFKKYLDEKEIKAFTVDEIKDDQFQTVVFRSAADINGNRLPLIVILDTSIYGMIRVLVAPKVLHDDNEAAVLKLLNTYNKQYKSFKYYIDDEGNLILDTCVLLKDDEVDGDLIYAMFDVIIRHLGESYKELMKSIWA
- a CDS encoding glutathione peroxidase; amino-acid sequence: MNVYDFTVKDIQGHDVSLSQYKDKVLLIVNTASKCGFTPQYDGLEALYQKYKDKGLVILGFPCNQFLEQDPEDNQHIEQFCRLNHGVTFPLFAKIDVRGDQAAPLYQYLTEAAPFKGYETDKESGQLIQKVVSEHYPDNAQGNGIKWNFTKFLINRDGSQVQRFEPSTTPEELDPILEKLLLS
- a CDS encoding desulfoferrodoxin family protein, whose product is MKHVEFYRNDKDGSVLVSVGTQVPEKLIYAGQELTHLVADTVDAAKEKHVPAIQKIDGHLEVHVGSVTHPMEEKHYIEWIALVDDNGVDIRYLKPGEEPKAEFETGDAGEVYAYCNLHGLWKESFAVKEAPSLDGATCSPEFGGCVIHEL